In the genome of Chryseobacterium phocaeense, the window TACATTAAAAGTGGAGGTTTTTAACGGGACATCCTGGGTACAGGTATTTAGTACTTCGGGAGCGTCCGGGACGTGGACTCTTGATTTCAATACATTTTCCTATATCGTTACGGGATATAGCCAGGCAAGCAGTATTAATCTTGCTCCTTACGCTAATGCTAACTTTCAGCTGAGGTTTGTATATGATGACTTGGGAGATTACTCATATGGAGTAGTAGTGGATGATGTTTCTATTACGTCAGGGGTACTGGGCACAGCGGAGGTTTCTTCTGCACACAGAATGAAGGTTTATCCCAATCCTGTAAAAGATAATCTGTACATCGATTCAGATCAGCTGAAAACTGATTCCAGTGTTACAGTCCTTGATATGTCGGGAAGACAGGTTAAGCGTTTCACAGGACATCAGCAAGGTTATGACCTTTCCGACTTGCCAAAAGGAAATTATGTAATCCTGATAGACAACAAAAAGGAAGTCATCCGTAAAAAAATGATAAAAGACTAATCCTCAAAGCCTTCAATCCGAAGGCTTTTTTATTATGTAAAACTCATTATTTAAAATGATTATAAATAATAGATTCTGCCAATCTTTGAAATAGCAATTTTCGTGATCAGGAGTCTGTGTTCTTGAAGTAATTTTGTTCAGTCTAAATTTAAATTTATGGAATTAATTGAAAAACTGAACTGGAGATTTGCAACCAAGGCAATGAACGGTCAGAAAGTACCACAGGAAAAAGTGGATAAAATATTGGAAGCGGCAAGACTTGCCCCTACCTCCAGCGGGCTTCAGCCTTTTGAAATCATCGTGGTTACCAATCAGGAAGTAAAAGAGCAGATCAGACCGAATGCCTGGAATCAGCCGCAGATTACCGATTGTTCGCATCTTTTGGTATTTGCAGCCTGGGATAATTATACGGAAGAAAGAATCAACAAGATGTTTGATCTTACGAACGAGATCAGAGGTTTTGAGAATGAAGGATGGGAAAACTACAGACAGATGCTGCTAAGTACCTATCCGCAAAGATCTGCCGAAGAAAACTTTATTCACGCAGCTAAACAGGCTTATATTTCTTTCAGCGCAGCGATTATTGCGGCAGCTTTTGAAGGCGTGGATTCTACTCCCATGGAAGGTTTCACCCCTGAAGCCGTAGATGAAATTTTAAACCTGAAAGAAAAAGGTTTGAAAAGCGTTGTATTGCTGCCAATCGGGTACAGAGATGCTTCAAATGACTGGCTGGTGAATCTTACAAAAGTGAGAAAACCGAAAGAATCTTTCATTACCGAAATTAATTAATTACTAATTTTTTCTCATAGAAAAAGCCCTTTCAAATGTCTGAAAGGGCTTTTGTTTTTTGATTACTATCCTTAATCATATTTCTATCTAAATCTCATAGATTTCAAAGACCTGAGAGGTTTGAATTTATACCTGTTTGTTTCACAAAAATCTTAGATTTTCAAAAACTTATGTGCTCTTCTTCTTCACAAAGTATGTAAACTTCAAATAACTAAAGTGTTAAAATTTTTGCTCCTTTTGTAGTTAAAAAACTAGTTATTCGGTTTCCAATCCACAACAGCCCTGATAAATGCTTCTGCATTTTCAACAGGAATATTCGGTAGAATTCCGTGTCCAAGATTAGCGATATATCTGTCCTTTCCAAAACGGTTGATCATCTCAGTCACCATCTTTTTAATGGTTTCCGGGCTCGAATGCAACCTTGCAGGGTCAAAATTCCCCTGAAGCGTCATCGTATGGTTCGTTAATGTTCTGGCAAATTCCGGAGTAATGGTCCAGTCAACACCTAAGGCAGAAGCTTTGGACATCGTCATATCTTCAAGGGCAAACCAGCATCCTTTCCCGAATACCACAACGTGCGTCAGAGGGCTTAATGCTTCAACGATCTGGTTGATATACTGCCAAGAGAATTCCTGATAGTCCGTCGGAGAAAGCATTCCTCCCCAGGAATCGAAAACCTGAACGGCAGACACGCCTTTTTCCACTTTTCTTTTCAGGTAGGCAATGGTAGTATCCGTGATCTTCTGAAGCAGTAAATGAGCTGCCTCAGGCTGCTGGAAACAGAAAGATTTAGCAATATCAAAAGCCTTACTTCCTTTTCCTTCCACGCAGTAGCAAAGAATCGTCCATGGGGAACCGGCAAAACCGATCAACGGAATTTCGTTATCTAATTTAAGTAATGTAAGTTCAATAGCATCAAAAACATACCCTAAAGTATCATCCACATCAGGAACGGCAACATTCTGAACCTGCTCCATCGTTCTGATAGGATTATCCAGCCATGGACCAACGTTTTCCTTCATTTTGAAATCAATTCCCATGGCCTGGGGAACTACCAGAATGTCAGAAAATAAGATGGCTGCATCCAACGGAAATCTACGGATAGGCTGTACGGTAATTTCGGAAGCCAGTTCCGGAGTCTGGCATCTTGTGAAGAAATCGTATTTATCGCGAAGTGCAATAAATTCCGGCAGATATCTTCCGGCCTGTCTCATCATCCATACCGGCGGTCTTTCTACCGTTTCTCCGCGGAGTGCTTTTAAATATAAGTCGTTTTTAATCATAA includes:
- a CDS encoding T9SS-dependent choice-of-anchor J family protein → MKKQLLFLLLACGIYNAQIFSENFNGGSIPAGWTVNNPDTAFNWGVGTSNGFASFPSGAAFFDDDDAGPNGINTNARLVSPVINLSGVVNPRLAFKYANRIDNLNSTLKVEVFNGTSWVQVFSTSGASGTWTLDFNTFSYIVTGYSQASSINLAPYANANFQLRFVYDDLGDYSYGVVVDDVSITSGVLGTAEVSSAHRMKVYPNPVKDNLYIDSDQLKTDSSVTVLDMSGRQVKRFTGHQQGYDLSDLPKGNYVILIDNKKEVIRKKMIKD
- a CDS encoding nitroreductase family protein, whose product is MELIEKLNWRFATKAMNGQKVPQEKVDKILEAARLAPTSSGLQPFEIIVVTNQEVKEQIRPNAWNQPQITDCSHLLVFAAWDNYTEERINKMFDLTNEIRGFENEGWENYRQMLLSTYPQRSAEENFIHAAKQAYISFSAAIIAAAFEGVDSTPMEGFTPEAVDEILNLKEKGLKSVVLLPIGYRDASNDWLVNLTKVRKPKESFITEIN
- the hemE gene encoding uroporphyrinogen decarboxylase, yielding MIKNDLYLKALRGETVERPPVWMMRQAGRYLPEFIALRDKYDFFTRCQTPELASEITVQPIRRFPLDAAILFSDILVVPQAMGIDFKMKENVGPWLDNPIRTMEQVQNVAVPDVDDTLGYVFDAIELTLLKLDNEIPLIGFAGSPWTILCYCVEGKGSKAFDIAKSFCFQQPEAAHLLLQKITDTTIAYLKRKVEKGVSAVQVFDSWGGMLSPTDYQEFSWQYINQIVEALSPLTHVVVFGKGCWFALEDMTMSKASALGVDWTITPEFARTLTNHTMTLQGNFDPARLHSSPETIKKMVTEMINRFGKDRYIANLGHGILPNIPVENAEAFIRAVVDWKPNN